One Drechmeria coniospora strain ARSEF 6962 chromosome 01, whole genome shotgun sequence genomic region harbors:
- a CDS encoding dienelactone hydrolase, with protein MASHPPAECCAVGTLFAGTPSGESIKIDDGRVEAYVAKATGSRARKGCGILYLPDVIGIWQNSKLIADGFAASGYTTLVVDLFDGDAVPPNPPKGFQFFDWLERGTDGRRPHTAEHVDPIVVKGVKALRELGVDKIAAVGYCFGAKYVVRHLKDAIDVGFVAHPSFVEEDELAAIGGPLSIAAAETDQIFPPEKRRRSEEILAKTGQPYQMTLYSGVSHGFAVRGKQEVRVQRFAKREAFRQAVTWFDEFLDADGGDRRSRRHSLL; from the exons ATGGCGTCCCACCCTCCCGCCGAATgctgcgccgtcggcaccctcTTTGC CGGCACGCCTTCCGGAGAGTCCATCaagatcgacgacggcagagTCGAGGCCTACGTAGCCAAGGCGACCGGCAGCAGGGCGCGCAAAGGCTGCGGGATCCTCTACCTGCCGGACGTCATCGGCATCTGGCAGAACAGCAagctcatcgccgacggcttcGCTGCCAGCGGATACAcgacgctcgtcgtcgacctgttcgacggtgacgccgtGCCGCCCAACCCGCCCAAAGGCTTCCAGTTCTTCGACTGGCTCGAGcgcggcaccgacggcaggaGGCCACACACGGCCGAGCATGTCGATCCCATTGTCGTCAAGGGCGTCAAGGCGCTAcgggagctcggcgtcgacaagattgccgccgtcggatACTGCTTTGGCGCCAAG TACGTCGTTCGGCACTTGAAGGACGCCATCGACGTTGGCTTCGTCGCCCACCCCTccttcgtcgaggaggacgagctcgcggccatcggcggcccgctctccatcgccgccgccgagacggacCAGATCTTCCCGCCGGAGAAGCGTCGCAGGAGCGAGGAGATCTTGGCCAAGACCGGCCAACCCTACCAGATGACCCTCTACAGCGGCGTCTCCCACGGCTTCGCCGTACGGGGCAAGCAGGAGGTGCGTGTCCAGAGGTTCGCCAAGAGGGAAGCCTTTCGCCAGGCCGTCACCTGGTTCGACGAAtttctcgacgccgacggcggggacCGTCGCAGCCGACGGCATTCTCTTTTGTGA